A genomic stretch from Leishmania donovani BPK282A1 complete genome, chromosome 36 includes:
- a CDS encoding phosphatidylinositolN-acetylglucosaminyltransfe ra sesubunit c, putative yields MSRQFSSSETLDSSQQRLEAARYAASTEEESSLPESGDYDRRSPETGHYSSRPGHLQRVPSKQITSVSPSWRKVLYERQPFEDNYVDPQQFLEELSHNKDIKNYEYATVVINTLAITQEISIVVLFCHAFMGVFTNSIGKYSLLWIDVLSVLAALVCYVFYQCHQDACKETAERPASLSTRCSPPPRQPSRWLFHAWNFGRQVVSLVTMLALLSPIFSTLTVTYSDDTIVTLSILTMSLHVLLTDYSYLNAYTQRFDPNLSVNMAIYCVTLMASRISSPLASGALICFGIMCFSLSPIVRHLVKHYSFTAHVAITFGLVGLAIGCLTQIPILAILYTVTVLMISFGIPWLFVRMHSSVKTQINGPWDEAKPTNSAAAAEWANSGFLA; encoded by the coding sequence ATGTCACGGCAGTTCTCCTCTAGCGAGACGCTCGACTcatcgcagcagcgtctcgaGGCAGCTCGCTACGCGGCatcgacggaggaggagagcagtTTGCCGGAAAGCGGAGACTACGATCGCCGCTCGCCGGAGACAGGGCACTACAGCTCACGCCCGGGCCACCTTCAGCGCGTGCCGTCTAAACAGATCACCAGCGTTAGCCCGTCGTGGCGTAAGGTGCTCTACGAGCGACAGCCTTTTGAGGACAACTACGTCGACCCACAGCAGTTCTTGGAGGAGTTGAGTCATAACAAGGACATCAAGAACTACGAGTACGCGACCGTCGTCATCAATACCCTCGCCATCACACAGGAGATCTCGATCGTTGTGCTCTTCTGCCACGCCTTCATGGGTGTCTTCACGAACTCGATTGGCAAGTACTCACTCCTGTGGATTGATGTGCTGAGCGTGCTCGCCGCGCTTGTGTGCTACGTGTTTTACCAGTGCCACCAAGACGCCTGCaaggagacggcggagcgACCCGCCAGCCTGAGCACGCGCtgttcaccgccgccgcggcagccatCGCGGTGGCTCTTTCACGCGTGGAACTTTGGCCGACAGGTTGTCAGCCTCGTCACAATGCTCGCCCTGCTCAGCCCCATCTTCAGCACCCTCACTGTCACCTACAGCGACGACACCATCGTGACGCTGTCCATCCTCACCATGTCCCTGCACGTGCTGTTGACGGACTACAGCTATCTGAACGCCTACACCCAGCGCTTCGACCCTAACTTGTCCGTTAACATGGCCATCTACTGCGTGACCCTCATGGCCTCACGCATCTCCAGCCCTCTAGCGAGCGGGGCCCTCATCTGCTTTGGCATCATGtgcttctcgctctccccgATCGTCCGTCACCTCGTTAAGCACTACTCCTTCACTGCCCACGTCGCCATCACATTCGGCCTCGTTGGCCTGGCGATCGGGTGCCTGACCCAGATCCCGATCCTGGCCATCTTGTACACCGTGACGGTGCTTATGATCTCGTTTGGCATTCCGTGGCTCtttgtgcgcatgcacagcagcgtcaaGACCCAAATCAATGGCCCCTGGGACGAGGCGAAGCCCAccaacagcgccgccgcggcggagtgGGCCAACTCTGGCTTTTTAGCGTGA
- a CDS encoding poly-zinc finger protein 2, putative yields the protein MVCYRCGGVGHQSRECTSAADSAPCFRCGKPGHVAKECVSTITAEEAPCFYCQKPGHRARDCPEAPPKSETVMCYNCSQKGHIASECTNPAHCYLCNEDGHIGRSCPTAPKRSAADKTCRKCGKKGHLRKDCPDA from the coding sequence ATGGTCTGCTATCGCTGCGGTGGTGTTGGTCACCAGAGCCGCGAGTGCACGTCTGCTGCGGACTCTGCCCCGTGCTTCCGCTGTGGCAAGCCTGGCCACGTCGCCAAGGAGTGCGTGAGCACGATCACGGCTGAGGAGGCGCCGTGCTTCTACTGCCAGAAGCCTGGCCACCGCGCGCGCGACTGCCCGGAAGCGCCGCCAAAGTCGGAGACGGTGATGTGCTACAACTGCTCGCAGAAAGGTCACATCGCGAGCGAGTGCACCAACCCCGCGCACTGCTACCTTTGCAACGAGGACGGTCACATTGGCCGCTCCTGCCCGACGGCGCCGAAGCGCTCGGCCGCGGACAAGACCTGCCGCAAGTGCGGTAAAAAGGGCCACCTCCGCAAGGACTGCCCGGATGCCTAA
- a CDS encoding universal minicircle sequence binding protein (UMSBP), putative, whose product MSETEDVKRPRTESSTSCRNCGKEGHYARECPEADSKGDGRSTTCFRCGEEGHMTRECPNEARSGAAGAMTCFRCGEAGHMSRDCPNSAKPGAAKGFECYNCGQEGHLSRDCPSSQGGSRGGYGQKRGRSGAQGGYGGDRTCYKCGDAGHISRDCPNGQGGYSGAGDRTCYKCGDAGHISRDCPNGQGGYSGAGDRKCYKCGESGHMSRECPSAGSNGSGDRTCYKCGKPGHISRECPEAGGSYGGSRGGGDRTCYKCGEAGHISRDCPSS is encoded by the coding sequence ATGTCCGAAACCGAAGACGTCAAGCGTCCGCGCACcgagagcagcaccagctgccGCAATTGCGGTAAGGAGGGCCATTACGCCCGCGAGTGCCCCGAGGCCGACTCCAAGGGTGACGGGCGCAGCACGACGTgcttccgctgcggcgaggagggccATATGACCCGCGAGTGCCCGAACGAGGCTAGAtccggcgccgctggagccATGACGTgcttccgctgcggcgaggcCGGCCACATGAGCCGTGACTGCCCCAACTCCGCGAAGCCGGGTGCGGCCAAGGGCTTCGAGTGCTACAACTGCGGCCAGGAGGGTCATCTCAGTCGTGACTGCCCCAGCAGCCAGGGTGGAAGCCGCGGTGGGTACGGCCAGaagcgcggccgcagcggcgcgcagggCGGCTACGGTGGCGATCGCACGTGCTACAagtgcggcgacgccggccACATCAGCCGTGACTGCCCCAACGGTCAGGGCGGGTACAGCGGCGCGGGTGACCGCACTTGCTACAagtgcggcgacgccggccACATCAGTCGTGACTGCCCCAACGGTCAGGGCGGGTACAGCGGCGCGGGTGACCGCAAGTGCTACAAGTGCGGGGAGTCGGGCCACATGAGCCGCGAATGCCCCAGCGCCGGGAGCAATGGCAGCGGTGACCGCACGTGCTACAAGTGCGGCAAGCCTGGCCACATCAGCCGCGAGTGCCCGGAGGCCGGTGGCAGCTATGGCGGTtcccgcggcggcggtgaccgCACGTGCTACAAGTGCGGCGAGGCCGGCCACATCAGCCGTGACTGCCCCAGCAGCTAa
- a CDS encoding tRNA pseudouridine synthase A, putative translates to MESAHPTHPRKLPFSEGEGGFCVCVSHVSLLSPSSHNKDTDSGRMRSSLLSALLPRQAARCCLADRTVCRLHFGGAASVRWGTTRGAETPLPSSTAQTASPRDNATNSQGSSSNIAGEPRRSSSSQESRRERRGGSRRRLRRERRPPRRITTRSSTSSPQPATLPDVDAAPLPHSLDISAAEDIADVEKYFPRAMAHLKAVPASAEAAEESRARRWHDTTHEVNADGIVTPGKRAERERRESGLGSFFDEGSLDVRGGMSDKLRSGAYGSARDAAERDSPDILKLTGGNARRHGGLNLATESNAAPADQTIEGDRGDAGAYREFGDTPVQLTDMLRERLMELRARKLREERSETFLPQRLRHRPAGELLMLAQQGEAAGVEAGGRVATLQPTPAALQRKVAQLRSGAAATTLADLVPKEEEEEEKATLLGDAARDDARRGTCDRAILQDGVAPARVANAMQAVSGTDDSVPGASPHDPLRRLVAIAANTGRRASVFGTGDGASVSAEGVERAGFVHLLRTLPRAGFCSRREAAAIIASGQVRVNNVTERNPFRLVQAQDDVHVAGHQSRLRFAPPRLWIYHKPAHVIVSRNDAAGRTLITKHARILGMDHLVPVGSLPMRAHGILLLTNDGELSRFLENPKSMVQRTYLLRVRPAFDPVLVHKLNTEGIQINGRLYRNAEFFVNPATKSRYSVKVKVRGESMPIAHLMQHLGRTVERGGRISFGPFALSNLAVGSVREVTIPPFYSQHLGAVWQPFVERDWPYFRRQRVSRLRRLCQHRELTPKELEELDNYTYEEVKDALNFESSELQTLAEQRAQLLRRARHLRDDMLPLPDDFPKESCRRSVGDVTVDGAAAPFADADEEEDEDAIVEDITSFR, encoded by the coding sequence ATGGAATCCGCACACCCAACACACCCACGCAAACTGCCGTTCTCAGAAGGTGAGGGTGGcttctgtgtctgtgtctcaCACGTTAGTCTCCTTTCTCCCAGCTCTCATAACAAAGACACTGACAGTGGGCGTATGCGGTCGTCGCTGCTATCTGCGCTGCTCCCAAGGCAGGCAGCAAGGTGCTGCCTCGCAGACCGCACCGTGTGTCGGTTGCACTTTGGAGGGGCAGCATCAGTGCGGTGGGGCACTACGAGAGGAGCGGAAACACCTCTCCCAAGTTCCACTGCGCAGACTGCGAGCCCTCGGGACAACGCCACGAACAGCCAGGGAAGCTCCAGTAACATTGCAGGTGAGCCCCGTcgctcctcttcgtctcAGGAAAGTCGCAGAGAGCGCCGCGGAGGCTCACGTCGCCGTCTCCGGAGGGAACGGCGCCCGCCACGGCGTATCACGACTCGCTCCTCTACGTCGTCGCCACAGCCAGCGACCCTTCCCGATGTCgatgcagcgcctctgccgcactCGCTCGACATTAGCGCGGCAGAGGACATAGCCGACGTGGAGAAGTACTTTCCTCGTGCAATGGCGCACCTCAAAGCCGTCCCAGCATCCGCAGAGGCCGCCGAGGAGAGTCGTGCTCGCCGCTGGCACGACACAACGCATGAGGTGAACGCCGATGGCATTGTGACGCCAGGGAAGCGTGCTGAGAGGGAGCGGCGGGAGAGCGGACTCGGGTCGTTTTTCGACGAGGGTAGCCTTGACGTACGCGGCGGCATGTCGGACAAGCTGAGGAGCGGCGCATACGGCAGCGcccgcgacgcggcggagcgcgACTCCCCAGACATCCTCAAGCTCACCGGTGGAAATGCGCGCCGACACGGCGGGCTTAACCTGGCAACGGAGAGCAACGCGGCACCGGCCGACCAAACGATTGAGGGCGACCGCGGCGATGCTGGGGCGTATCGAGAGTTTGGGGACACCCCTGTGCAGCTGACTGACATGCTGCGAGAGCGGCTGATGGAGCTCAGGGCGAGAAAGCTGCGAGAGGAGCGCAGCGAGACGtttctgccgcagcggcttcgccaccgccccgCCGGGGAGCTTCTCATGCTGGCTCAGCAAGGCGAAGCCGCGGGGGTGGAGGCTGGCGGTCGAGTTGCAACGTTGCAACCAACGCCGGCCGCCTTGCAGCGCAAAgttgcacagctgcgcagcggcgctgccgccactaCCTTGGCTGATCTGGTGccgaaggaagaagaggaggaagagaaggcaaCGCTGCTgggcgacgcggcgcggGACGATGCACGACGTGGGACCTGCGACAGGGCCATTCTGCAAGACGGGGTGGCACCTGCCCGGGTTGCCAATGCAATGCAGGCCGTGAGCGGCACCGACGACTCCGTGCCGGGCGCCTCCCCGCACGATCCACTGCGTCGCTTGgttgccatcgccgccaaCACCGGACGTCGCGCCTCAGTTTTCGGGACGGGGGACGGTGCGAGCGTCTCGGCCGAAGGGGTTGAGCGGGCTGGCTTCGTGCACCTCCTGCGCACCTTACCTCGAGCCGGCTTCTGCAGTCGacgcgaggcggccgccatcATCGCGAGTGGGCAGGTGCGTGTTAACAACGTGACGGAACGCAACCCATTCCGTCTAGTGCAGGCACAGGACGACGTGCACGTTGCCGGGCACCAGTCCCGCTTGCGCtttgcgccgccgcggctgtggaTATACCATAAGCCAGCCCACGTAATCGTCTCCCGCAACGATGCAGCGGGGCGCACTCTCATCACCAAGCATGCGCGCATCCTCGGTATGGACCACCTGGTCCCGGTCGGCTCGCTGCCCATGCGGGCTCAcggcatcctcctcctcacgaACGACGGTGAGCTTTCGCGCTTCTTGGAGAACCCCAAGTCGATGGTGCAGAGGACCTACCTGCTGCGCGTCCGGCCAGCCTTTGACCCTGTCCTTGTGCACAAGCTCAACACAGAGGGTATTCAAATCAACGGGCGCCTCTATCGCAACGCAGAGTTCTTCGTCAACCCTGCCACCAAGTCGCGCTACTCGGTCAAGGTCAAGGTGCGTGGCGAATCGATGCCCATCGCGCACCTGATGCAGCATCTCGGCCGCACGGTGGAGCGTGGCGGACGCATCTCGTTCGGGCCCTTTGCCCTGTCCAACCTCGCCGTCGGCTCCGTTCGCGAGGTGACCATCCCGCCGTTCTActcgcagcacctcggcgcCGTTTGGCAGCCGTTCGTTGAGCGCGATTGGCCATACTTTCGCCGCCAGCGAGTTTCGCGGCTTCGCAGACTGTGCCAGCACCGAGAGCTCACGCCAAAGGAACTTGAGGAGCTCGACAACTACACCTACGAAGAGGTCAAAGATGCGCTGAACTTCGAGTCGAGCGAATTGCAGACactggcggagcagcgggcACAACTGCTGCGACGTGCGAGGCACCTGCGTGATGATATGCTTCCGCTTCCAGACGACTTCCCCAAAGAATCGTGCCGCAGGAGTGTGGGGGATGTGACCGTCGatggcgcagccgcaccctTTGCAGACGCGgatgaggaagaggacgaggacgctATTGTCGAGGATATCACTTCCTTTCGCTGA
- a CDS encoding proteasome beta 5 subunit, putative, producing MFADFESVMSSNFTLDDCPRVGPFTYHNMDEDTLEEPLSLCSYRRAPQQTTERSPASCDAVTADPLDSSRYLHGENRCWTLTASCPVPRAIPKIDMKKGTTTLAFRFNGGIIVAVDSRASTGQYIASQTVLKVLEINDYLLGTLAGGAADCQYWERVLGMECRLWELRNGSRITVAAASKILANITYAYRNHGLSMGTMLAGWDQFGPSLYYVDDKGSRVKQDLFSVGSGSIYAYGVLDTGYRKDLSVEDACDLARRSIFHATYRDGASGGIVTVYHVHEKGWTKISRDDQTKLYDRYFPSQ from the coding sequence ATGTTCGCTGATTTCGAGTCCGTCATGTCGTCCAACTTCACGTTGGACGACTGCCCGAGGGTGGGCCCCTTTACGTACCACAACATGGATGAGGACACGCTGGAGGAACCGCTGTCACTGTGCTCCTACAGACGCGCTCCACAGCAAACCACCGAAAGATCGCCGGCTTCCTGCGATGCTGTGACGGCCGACCCGCTCGACTCCAGCCGCTACCTCCACGGCGAGAACCGTTGCTGGACGCTGACGGCGTCGTGCCCAGTGCCGCGAGCAATCCCAAAGATTGACATGAAGAAGGGTACGACGACCCTCGCCTTCCGTTTCAACGGCGGCATCATCGTTGCCGTCGACTCGCGTGCGTCGACGGGGCAGTACATCGCATCACAGACGGTGCTGAAGGTCCTGGAGATCAACGACTACCTACTGGGTACGCTTGCTGGTGGTGCAGCCGATTGCCAATACTGGGAGCGCGTGCTTGGTATGGAGTGCCGCCTGTGGGAGTtgcgcaacggcagccgcatcaccgtcgcggcggcgagcaagATTCTGGCGAACATCACGTACGCCTACCGCAACCACGGACTTTCGATGGGCACGATGCTGGCCGGCTGGGATCAGTTTGGCCCTTCGCTCTACTACGTGGACGACAAGGGCTCTCGCGTGAAACAGGACCTCTTCAGTGTCGGCTCCGGCTCCATTTACGCTTACGGTGTGCTTGACACGGGCTACCGCAAGGACCTCTCTGTCGAGGATGCGTGCGACCTGGCGCGCCGCTCCATCTTCCACGCGACGTACCGCGATGGCGCCTCTGGCGGTATCGTGACAGTGTACCACGTGCACGAGAAGGGCTGGACCAAGATCTCGCGCGATGACCAGACGAAGCTCTACGACCGCTACTTTCCGTCCCAGTAG